The Macaca fascicularis isolate 582-1 chromosome 11, T2T-MFA8v1.1 genome includes a region encoding these proteins:
- the RERG gene encoding ras-related and estrogen-regulated growth inhibitor isoform X3 has product MEILDTAGQEDTIQREGHMRWGEGFVLVYDITDRGSFEEVLPLKNILDEIKKPKNVTLILVGNKADLDHSRQVSTEEGEKLATELACAFYECSACTGEGNITEIFYELCREVRRRRMVQGKTRRRSSTTHVKQAINKMLTKISS; this is encoded by the exons ATGGAGATACTAGACACTGCTGGTCAG GAAGATACCATTCAGAGGGAAGGACACATGCGATGGGGGGAAGGCTTTGTGCTGGTCTATGACATTACTGACCGAGGAAGTTTTGAGGAAGTGCTGCCACTTAAGAACATCCTAGATGAGATCAAAAAGCCCAAGAATGTGACTCTCATCTTGGTTGGAAACAAAGCTGACTTGGACCACTCCAGGCAGGTTAGCACAGAAGAAGGAGAGAAGCTGGCCACAGAGTTGGCTTGTGCTTTTTACGAGTGTTCTGCCTGCACTGGAGAAGGGAATATCACAGAGATATTCTATGAGCTGTGTCGAGAGGTGCGTCGCCGGAGGATGGTGCAGGGCAAGACGAGGCGACGCAGCTCCACCACGCACGTCAAGCAAGCCATTAACAAGATGCTCACCAAAATCAGTAGTTAG